Genomic segment of Catharus ustulatus isolate bCatUst1 chromosome 3, bCatUst1.pri.v2, whole genome shotgun sequence:
TCGGCAGCCGCCGGCTCCAGCCTTTGCTGGTGGCCAGAGGGCATCGCTTCTCCGAGCGCTGCTCCGGCATGGACAAGCTGCACGAGACACTGATAAACATGGAAGATGCTCTGGGCTCCGAACACCCCGCCTGCTTGTCGTCCTGGGACTGGAAAAGCCCGGCCGGCTCCTTCGAGCTGCACCCCGTGTCGCCCCCGCACAGCCTGTCCCCGACACCCTCCTTCGAGTCCTACTCCTCGTCGCCGTGCCCGGCGGCGGCCGAGGCGCCCTACGGCAGCGGGGGCAGCGGCCTGGCGGCCTACGGGCTGGTGGAGCTGCCGCCCgcgctgctgcccagccccgggcaggCCCGGCTGCCCAAGGGCACCAAGGTGCGCATGTCGGCCCAGCGCAGGAGGAAGGCCAGCGAGCGGGAGAAGCTCCGCATGAGGACCTTGGCCGACGCGCTCCACACGCTCCGCAATTACCTGCCCCCTGTCTACAGCCAGCGCGGCCAGCCCCTCACCAAAATACAGACCCTGAAGTACACCATCAAGTACATCGGCGAGCTCACCGAGCTCCTCAACAGCGTCAAGCGGGTGTAGAGCCCGCGGGAGCGCCTGCCCGGCACGCTCGGGGCCTTACAAACAGAACCATCGACACCAAAACCATCGACATTTCCTCCTCGGCAGAGCGCGGTGCGGCCCGGCGAGAGGAGCGGAACCGCCGCGGAACCTGGGACTCAATGCTGGAAGGTGATGTAGGATTGCCTCAAAACCTGAGCTGCAGCTTGCTGAGACACAAGCCTTGCTCTTTgccctttttaaattttgtttgttttaataataattttgttttaatttttgagaaatattAAAGCTAATCtgatacaaaaattaaaaaaaaaccaaaaaaaccccagctgatCTTCCTAGGATTTACATATCACTGTTCTGACCGAGCTTGCTTTATAAGGACAATAGTAAATCCATAGGtgttaaactgaattttaaaaaacgACAACTGCTGCATAAGAATACTAAGTGTATTGATTTGTAGGCACTTTAATCATAGGATGAGGAAGAACATGTATTTAGTTCAAGTATTGTCTATTTATCAACATTTC
This window contains:
- the LOC116994710 gene encoding mesogenin-1 codes for the protein MDKLHETLINMEDALGSEHPACLSSWDWKSPAGSFELHPVSPPHSLSPTPSFESYSSSPCPAAAEAPYGSGGSGLAAYGLVELPPALLPSPGQARLPKGTKVRMSAQRRRKASEREKLRMRTLADALHTLRNYLPPVYSQRGQPLTKIQTLKYTIKYIGELTELLNSVKRV